CCAGACCCGGGAATCGCGCGCATTGAGCGAGGCGGCCTCTTCGAGAGCGTGTGTCGAGTCCTCGTACTGCCCGCGCCCGAAGTAGATCACGCCGACGTTGTTGAGCGCCTGCGCCTTGAGCTCGCGCGGCAGCCTCTCCGGTGCGCCGCGCTCGAGGGCCAGGACACGCTCGAAGCCCGACAGCGCGGCGCCCGTCTTGCCTTCCTGGAGGTCGACCTGCGCCAGGGCGAAGATGGCGCGCAGCGCTCCGGGAGCGAGCGCCAGGCTCTCCTCGATGCGGCGGCGCGCGCTCACCGGGTCGCCGGCGTTGAGAGAGTCGATCCCCTGCTTGAGCAGGCGGGCTGCGCTGCGCTCACGCTCCTGCATGGCGTCGCGCTGCGCGTTCAGGAAGAGTGCCATGAACTCCGGACTGTAGATCTCGGCCCGGGGTTGGAAGGCGGGGTCCCGCGTCAGGGTCGCGGTGAGCTCGAGGCTCGCCGCGTCGGGGTTGCCGAGCTGAAAGAGGAGCCAGGCCGCGGTCACCCGCAGGCGGGAGCGCTCCGCCGCCTCGGGATGCTGCGCGGCGAGCTCGCGGTAGAGCTCGAGCGCGCGCGCGAGATCGCCGTCGGTGAAGGCCTGCTCCGCCTCGCGCTCGCGCACCGCCAGTGGATCGGCCGCCGGTGCGCCTGCGCCGGCTGCAGTCGCCGCAGGATCCTGAGCGTCCCTCGTGGTCTCCTCCGGTGTGTCGAGCAGATCCTCGCTCACCAGCTCGCCGGACGCCGGGGCGGGAGCGCTCCGGGAGTCTTCCGGAGACTGCGCGTCCGACGGCGGCGGGTGGACGAAGAAGAGGAACGCGAGGAGCGGGGGCAGCAGGAGAGTCGACGGCGTGCGCATCGGGGGGGGCACCTGCGGCGACTCTAGCAGAGGGGAATCCAGCCCGGCCCGCCGCGAATCAGTTCGGCAGGATCGGTTTCTCGGCGAGCCGTTGCTGGCTCCGGCCGTCGAGGTCGAAAGTCAGGATCGACTCGCTCTCGCTGCGGATCTCGATGCTCTCCCTTCGCAGGACCGGAGAGGCCGGGTCCGGGGTGGCGACGATCTCGACGATGTGGGGGCCCGGCGCGAGCCAGCGCCCACGCAGCGGCGTCGCGACGGCGAGGGCGCCGTCCACGCGGACGAATGCCTGGCGAGCGTTGATATGCGGTTGTACGGTGAGCTTGCCCGGACGCTCGATCGGCGAGGTGATCCGCCGGTTCTCCCCCTCCCCGAGGCGCACAGTCAGCTCTTCGACGTGGGAGTAGACGGGACTCTCGATCGCGAACTTGAGCTTGTAGCTTCCCGCAGCAAGCTCGAGCCGGCGTTCGCGGTCGAGCGCCCAGACTTTTCCGCCGAGGCGCAGGCTCATGGCCGAATCCCAGGCCGGTGCGACGGTGAGCACCGCCGGCTTCGGAGCGGGCGGCGGCGGAGGCGGTGCCGTCTCCTCGGCGAGCGGCGCTGCGGAGTCGGCAGCTGCGAGGGCCGCGGCGCCAGCCGGGTTTCCCGGGTCCGCCGAACCGGCGGGGTCACCCGCGGTGTCGCCGGTCCGGGATTCCGGGAGTGGCGCAACTCCGGGGCTGGCTGCGGTGGCTGCGGTGGCTGCGGTGGCTACGGTGGCTGCGCTGGCCGCGGGCGCGCCAGGCGCCGGGTCGTCAGCAACTGGGGCGGCGGCGGGCCGGGCGGCGGACACCGGTCGAGCCTCTTCCAGGTAACGCCATCCTCCCCAGCCGGCGGCTGCCGCCAGGCCGAGGAACAAGAGGGTCTTGAGGAGTGACCTGCCGCCGCCGGAGCGCCGCTGGAAGGCGTGCGTGGCGAGACCGTCGCCGGGCGCCTGCGCCACGGCGTGGCGGGAATCGAGCTCGATGTCGCCGAGGCTCACCGGGCGGACCGGAGGGGCGCTGGGCAGTGCGACCGTCGGGGTCGCGAGCGTGGTCGCCGGTGACCTCGCCGCCTTCAGGGAGGCGGGTGCCAGAGCCGGGCTCTTTTCGCCAGCCGGATGCGGAGAACGAGCCGTGCGCGCCGTGAGCTGCGCCGTCGATTGGGTGTCGGCTTCAGCTTCCGGCCGGCGGTGGGCAAGCTTCTCGATGTCGTGCAGCAGGTCGGTGCAGTTGGCGTAGCGCTTCTCCGGCTCCTTCTCGAGGCAGCGTTGCACGATCCGCTCGAGCTCAGCCGGGCAGTCCGGCGCCTTCTCGGCGAGCGCCGGCGCCGGTTCGTTGAGGATCTTGTAGAAGACCGCGGAGATCTCCGCGCCCTGGAAAGGGCGCTCGAAGGCGAACAGCTCGTAGGCCAGAATGCCGAAGGAAAACAGATCGGTGCGGGCATCGAAGGCGCCGCCTCGGATCTGCTCGGGAGCGAGATAGGCGGCGGTGCCGAGGGTGATGCCGGCCTGGGTCAGCGACTCCTGATGCTGGGCGAGCTTGGCGATGCCGAAGTCCATGATCTTCGCGGTGTCATCCTCGAGAATCCGGATGTTCGCCGGTTTGATGTCGCGATGTACGACACCGCGCGAGTGCGCATACTGGAGGCCGCGGGCGATCTGCACCAGAAAGAGGAGCTTCTCCGGCAGGCTCAGGTGCTCGCGGCGTTTGATCTTGCGATCGAGGTCCTCGCCGGTCAGGTACTCCTGGACCAGATAAGGAACGCCCTCCTGGAATCCGAAGTCGTAGACCGTGACGATGTTGCGGTGGTGGAGATTGCCGGCGATCTCGGCCTCGCGCATGAAGCGCTCGCGGGTCTCCGTCTCCTCCGAGGTACAGGTCTTGATGGCGACGTGACGCTTGATGAAGGGGTCGTATGCCTTGTAGACGACTCCGAAGCCGCCAACACCTATCTTTTCAAGGACTTGATACTTGTCCAGAGTCTGCATGAGCGAGCCGAAATGCTAGCACGCCGGATGGCTCGTCAGGGCGGCACGGCGAGATGGGTGCTCAGGAACCCCCACAGCGCCGCGATCGCGGCCGTGCTGTCGGCGTTGGCGGCCGGATCGTCGGAGCGAAAGAGCGGCGAGCGCGTCGGATCCGCAAGCAGGCGCATCCGGGCCCGGTCTCGTCGCACCACCTCTGTCGCCGGATCGCCGAGGCGGGTGAGCCACCAGCTGCGCGCCGGCTCGACGAGCGCCGGAAGCTCGTCGTGCATCCGCAGTGGATCGGAATCGCCGCCGAGAGCGGCGACGGCAACGAAACGTCCGGGTCGCTCGACGAGCGCCGCCGCCGCAAGCCCCCCGGACCAGGGACCCTCGCCCAGCACCGCGATGCGCGCGGGATCGGCGCCGCGGAGCGCGAGCTCGGCGCGGGCGGCGTCGAGGTCCTCGAGCCCGGCGTCGACGAGGCGTCCGTCGGCGGCGTGGCGAAATCGCTTTCCGAAGCCCAGGGAGCCGCGCAAGCGGAGCCGCACGACGGCGACACCACGATTGGCGAGGAACTGCAGGAAGGGATGGAACTCCATCCAGGTCGGCGGCAGGACGTCGTTCTCGAGCCAGATCAGCGCCGGCGGCGCGGCACCCGTGCGGCGTGGCCACCAGAGCTCGGCGGGGATCGGCGCTACGGACGACGCGCCGGCGACGCGCAGCTCGACCGGAATGGGGTCGACGAGATCGCCCGCCGCCAGTGCCGGCGCGAGACCGAAAGTGAGTGGCCGGGCCTCGGCGTCCGCGGCGAGGCGGTCGGCGAACAGCAGGTCGCGCGGCAATCGGGCGCTGGCGACCTCATAGAGGACGCCGCCCGATCGTCCGGCGGGCAGCGCGCGCGCCGGACGTGTGCCCTGCGGCAAGGGGAGAGGCCCGAGCTCCTCGCCGGTGGTGGAATCGAACAGGGCCGACTCGACGGCGCCGCGGCAACTCCACTGCAGGGCGTCGACGTTGCCGTCCGGACTGACGTCGAGGCGCAGTGCCTCGCATCCCGGGCGCGCCCGGCGCGAGCGCTCGCCGGTGTCGGGATCGAGGATCTCGAGCTGCAGCGTGTCGCCGCCCTCGTCCGTGAAGAGGTAGAGCCGTTTGCCGTCCGCCGAGAAGCGCTGGGGCAGGAAGCGACCATCGCGATCGAGCGGCAAGAGGAGCCGGGTTTCACCGCGGGCACGGTCGTGCAGGAGAACCTCGGTCGTGTCCGGATCGAGCTCGCGGAGCAGGGCGATACGATCGCCGCGCGGCGCGACTGCCGCGACTCGGAATCCGTCCGGCGGAACGAAGAGGGTTGTCGGAGGCGGGGGAGGGAGCTCGAAACGCGACGAGAGGTCACGTGCCGCGAGGAGATCCGCGACGGCAGGGGAGTCGACCGGGGTGGGCCGGCTGGCGAGGAACCCTGCGAGCTCGAAGGTGCGCGGCGGCATCGCCGACGCCGGGGGCGCATTGCGTGGGCTGCCGGCCTTGCTGCAGCCGGCGATGACGATCCCGATGGCTGCGCAGCAGACGACCAGGCCGCAGCCGGCGTGTCGATATACTGCCCTCATGAGTGACCGCAAGTACAAACAGAGCGGGTATCAGGACTCCGGTTCATCGCCGCGGGACTCCTCGCGCCGCGAAGGCGACCGGCCCTCCGGCACGCCTCGGGCACCGGGGGGAGGGCGGGATGCGCGCGACGCTCCGCGTGGCCGCGGTCTCGGCGCACCGACGGCGACCGCCTTTCGCTGCGCCAGCTGCGGCGAGCTCCAGAGCGTCGGCACCGCCGCGGGCCTCGCGGCGCGCTGCACAGGCTGTGGAGCCGACCTGCACACCTGCACCCACTGCACTCACTTCGACCCCGGGGCCGCGGCCCAGTGTCGCCAGCCGGGCGTGATCCTGGTCGCGAAAAAGTCGAAGGCGAACAGTTGCCCGGAGTTCGAGCCGCGGGAGCGCCAGGAGTTTGCCGCCGAGAAGCCGGCGCCCGCCGCGAAAGACCCGCGGGCCGCCTTCGACGCGCTCTTCAAGTAGGCCGGGCAGGACGCACACCGTTACGATCAGCCTCCGATGTACGACATTTCGACGCGGCGGGGCAGTCCCGGCGTCGCCTGCGAGCGCAGCTCCGAGTAGCGGTCGTCGCGTGACCGCCAGAGCGCAGCGATGGCGCCGGCGAGCGCTTCGTCGCTGGCTCCGGAGCGCAGCGGGGTCTTGATGTCGGTGCCCTGGGCGGCGAAGAGGCAGGTGAAGATCCTGCCATCGGCCGAAAGCCGCGCGCGCACGCAATCGCCGCAGAAGGGCTGCGAGACCGAGGAGATGAGCCCGATCTCTCCCGAGCCGTCGCGATAGCGGTAACGCCTGGCAACCTCGCCCCGCGTCCGGGGTGCGATGGGGTCGAGCTCGCTCCCGGCGCCGGCGACGATTCGCCGGAGGATCTCCGCGGCGGGCACGACGTCCTGGAGCCGCCAGCCGTTCGACTCGCCGACGTCCATGTACTCGATGAACCGCAGCACGTGGCCGCTGCCGCGGAACTTCCGCACCAGGTCGGGGATCCCGTCCTCGTTGACGCCGCGGCGCACGACTGCGTTCACCTTGATCGTCCCGAAACCGGCCGCCGCCGCTGCGGCGATCCCGTCGAGGACCTCTCCGGGGCCGTAGTCGGCGTCGTTCATGCGCCGGAAGACGAGCGGGTCGAGCGTATCCAGGCTGACAGTGAGCCTCGTCAGGCCGGCCTCCTTGAGGGCCGTGGCCTGGGCTCCGAGCAGCGAGCCGTTGGTGGTGAGCGCGATCGGTACGCCGAGACGTGCCAGACGCCGGATGAGCTCGGGGAGGTCGCGCCGCAGGAGCGGCTCGCCGCCGGTCAGCCGGAGCTTGCGCACCCCGAGTCCGACGAAGATCCGGGCCAGCCGCTCGATCTCCTCGAAGGTCAGCAGCTCGGCGCGCGCCAGGAACGGATGATCCGCACCGTAAACGGCGCGCGGCATGCAGTAGACGCAGCGGAAGTTGCAGCGGTCGGTGACCGAGATGCGCAGGTCGCCGAGCGGACGCCCCATCAGGTCGTTGGGCGGATCGTGCAACAGCGGCAGCAGGGGCGAACCGGACACGCGGCCGATTCTACGCTCTGCCGGCCGCATCGCTCACTCCTGCCGGGACCGGTCTGGATGGAAGCGCGAGCTCCGCGAGCTCGCCGGCGCAACTCCTACGCCGGACTCTGGAATGTCGCCGGCAGCCGCGCCGTGGCCGCCGCGAGCTCGCGCATCCGGCCCGGCAGCTCCTCGGGCACATCCTGGTGGCGGACGCGCCAGCACCAGTTGCCGCCCTCCTGCCCGGGCCTGTTCATGCGCGCGGCGCCGTCCAGGTTCAGCACGTCCTGCAGCGGCAGGATCGCGAGCTCGGCGACCGAGCCGTAGGCGGCGCGAATCATCGCCGTCGTGATGGACTCCGGCGTCGCCCCGAGATAGGTCAGCACGCGATGGCGCTCGTCTTCGCCGAGACCGGCAAACCAGCCGCGCGTGGTGTCGTTGTCGTGGGTTCCGGTGTAGACCGCCGCGCGTGGCTCATGACGATGGGGGCTGTGGTCGCTGTCCACCGTGCCGAAGCCGAACTGCAGGACGCGCATGCCGGGCAGATCGAGCCGGCTGCGCAGCGCATGCACGCGCGCATCGATCTCGCCGAGATCCTCGGCCAGCAGGGGGAGGCCTCCCAGGGCGGACCGGACCGCCCGAAAGAAAGACTCTCCCGGGCCCTTCACCCACTTGCCGTGGCGCGCCGTCTTGTGGCGCTGGGGGATCTTCCAGTAGGCCACGAAGCCCCTGAAATGGTCGAGCCGCAGGACATGGGCGAACTCGAGCTGCGCCCGCAAGCGCGAGATCCACCAGCGGAAGCCGTCGGCCTGCATCACGTCCCAGCGGTAGAGCGGATTCCCCCAACGCTGGCCGTCGGCGCTGAAGTAGTCGGGCGGAACGCCGGCGACGGCGCGCAGCCGCCCGTCTCCGGCCAGGTCGAAGAGGGCGCTGTTCGCCCAGGTGTCGGCGCTGTCGGGGGCGACGTAGATCGGTACGTCCCCGAGAATGCGGATGCCCCGGCTCTCGGCGGCGAGGCGCACGGCCGCCCATTGGCGGAAGAAGAGAAACTGGCAGAAGACCGCGAATCGCAGTTCGACGGCGACCTCGGCCGAGCGACGGGCGAGCGCTTCGGGCTCCCGGTGCCGCAGGCCGGGCTCCCAGTCGAGCCACGAGGCGCCGGCGTGATCGCGTTTCAAGGCGGCGTAGAGCGCCCAGTCGTCGAGCCAGACCGCGCGGCGCTCGGGCGTAGCGAACCTCTCGAGCTCCACAGCGAGCGCCGGGAGCTCGCCGGAGTCGAAGCGCTCGAACGCCTGACGGAGAAGGCTCTCCTTGCAGAGGACCGCAGCGCTGTAGTCCACCGCGGCGCCGCTTTCGGGGTCCACGCCGGTCGCCGCGCTCGGCCCGCTCGCCCCGGGAGCCTCCTCCCAGGGCTGAAGGGCCTCTGGCGGGAGCAGTCCGTCGGCCACCAGCGCCTCGGGAGAGATCAGCAGAGGGTTGCCGGCGAAAGCCGAGAGCGAATTGTAGGGCGAGTCTCCCATCCCGGTCGGGCCGAGCGGCAGGACCTGCCAGACCGTGAAGCCGGCGCCGACCATCCAGTCGAGCATCGCCAGGGCGGACGGGCCTAGGTCGCCGATCGGGAAACGGCCGGGAAGACTCGTCGGATGCAGAAGCAGGCCCGCGGCGCGCGCCCGTCGGGCGGCAACTCGGGCCTCTCCCTTGCGGCTCACTCGCGCTCGAGGTAGGTGTAGCCCGAGAGACCCTGTTCGTAGACGCGCAGGAGGTTGCGCGACTCCTCGAGGGTGATCCGCTTGCCGCGCAAGGCGATCTCCGAGAAGCGGCGGACGTTCGCCACGAGGTCCTCGCGGTCGTAGCTCACGTACTTGAGGACGTCCGCCACGGTGTCGCCGGCGAGGACGTGGTCGATGTGGTACGCGCCCTCTTCGCTGAGCGAGACGTGCAGTGTGTTGGTGTCGCCGAAGAGGTTGTGCAGGTCGCCCAGGATCTCCTGGTAGGCACCGACCAGGAAGACGCCGAGGCAGTAGAGGTCGTCGCCCACCGGGTGAAGCTCGAGCACGTCCTTGACGTCCCGGCGGTCGATGAAGTGATCGATCTTGCCGTCGGAGTCGCAGGTGATGTCGGCGAGCACGCCGCGCCGCACCGGTTCCTCGTTGAGGCGGTGGATCGGCACGATCGGAAAGAGCTGATCGATCGCCCAGGAGTCAGGGAGCGACTGGAAGATCGAGAAGTTGCAGAAATAGGTATCGGCGAGCGCCCGCTCGAGACCGGCGAGCTCCTCCGGAATCTCGGGCAGCTCGCGCACCAGGCGCAGGATCTTGAGCGCGATGGCCCAGAAGATGTCCTCGGCGAGTACCCGCTGCACCAGCGTGACGTGGTTCAGGCTGAAGAGACTGAGCACCTCGTCGCGATAGCCCGCGGCATCGTGGTAGGCCTCGAGCAGGTTCTTGCGCGACACCTCGCGATAGGTGTCGAGCAGGTAGCGGACCGGGCCGGGGGTGCCTTCCGGCAGCGCCTCGGGCAGCGTTCCGACCGTGAACTCGCCGACACCCAGAACGTCCACGATCAGGGCGGCATGGTGGGCCACGAGCGCGCGCCCCGATTCGGAGACCAGGATCGGGTGCGGCACGTTGTCGGCGTCACAGAGCTCCATGGTGCCGAAGACGATGTCGTTGGCGTACTCCTGCATCGTGTAGTTCATCGACGACGAGAAATTCGTCTGCGAGCCGTCGTAGTCGATGCCGAGACCGCCGCCGACGTCGAGGTAGCGCAGCGGCGCGCCGAGCTTCGAGAGCTCGACGTAGGTCCGCCCGGCCTCGCGCAGCGCCTCCTTGACGTTGCGGATGGAGGAGATCTGGCTGCCCAGGTGAAAGTGGAGAAGCTCGAGGCAGTCGAGGAGGTTCTTCTCGCGCAGGAACTTCATCGCCTGGAACAGGCCGCGCGCGCCGAGACCGAACTTCGAGCGGTCTCCCGCCGAGGCCTCCCAATGACCGGCGCCGCGCGCCGAGAGGCGCGCCCGGACGCCGATCGCCGGCTTGACGCCGGTGCGCTCGGCGACCTCGGCGATGAGCTCGAGCTCGGAGAACTTCTCGACCACCAGGATCACGTGCCGCCCGAGCTTCGACCCGAGGAGAGCGGTCTCGATGTACTCCTCGTCCTTGTAGCCGTTGCAGATGACCAGGGCTTCCTCGTCCTCGAGCATTCCGAGGACGGCCAGAAGCTCGGGCTTCGAGCCGGCCTCGAGCCCGAAGTGGTAGGGCCTTCCGGCCTCGAGCAGCCGCTCGACGACGTATTTCTCCTGGTTCACCTTGATCGGGAAGACCCCGCGATAGGTCGCCTGATAGCCGTACTCGGAGATGGCGCGCAGAAAGGCCTCGTTGAGCTCGACGACGCGGGCCTTGAGGATCTGTGAAAAGCGGATCAGCAGCGGCGCGCCGATGCCGCGCTGCCGGACCTCGTCGACGAGCTCCTTCATGTCGACGGCCGGGGCGCCTGGCCCGCCCGGTTGAACGACGAGGTTGCCCTTCTCGTTGGCGGAGAAGTAGCCGTTGCCCCACTGCCGGATGTTGTAGAGGTCGAGAGCGTCCTCGGTCGTCCATTTACGATGATTCAGAGTGGTCAATCCCCTTCTCCCTCGCGCTTCTGGAGCGGAAGTCCGGCCGGATGGCCGAGGAAACTTTAGCATCTTCTTTTCGTTGCTTCGCGGGAAAACTTTGACTGCGGCTGCGCCGCCCGCGGGTTAGGGAGTGGCGATCCGCACGGTGACGTCGCCGGTCGCCGGCGCGACCACCATCGCCGACGCGACGAAGCGGATCGGCGCCGCATCGAACAGGACGCGGAAGGGCGCCGGACGAAGTTGGAGATTGCGGAAGAGGTCGGAGAGCGGTCGCAGGCGCGACGCTTCGGCGCCGACCTCCATCACCGCCGAACCGACGTAGCTGCCGGCCGCGTCCTCGAGGTCGAAGCGCACCGAGCCGGCGACGCCGTCGGGACTCGTGACCTCGAGCGTCGCGGGCGTGGCGGAGCTGTGCTGGAGGGCGAGGATCTGCTTCGCTGCCGAGCTCCAGCTTGCTTCCCGGATTGCGGTGACGGTGGCGCCGTCGCTGCCGTCGGGATCGGTGACCGCCCGCACCAGCGACCGGGCGGAAAGAAAGGCCGTCGAACTCTGGGGAAAGGCATAAAAGGTGATCCGCAGCGCGCCCCGCCCGGCGCCGACTCCGAACGCCGAAGAGAGAACCTCCGGCAGGTTCGTCGAGCTCTGAGGCGGGAGATTGAAGCGGCGGACCGGCGGCGGTGTGTCGTAGACGACCTCGGGCAGGAAGAGGACCTCGGCGACGGCGAAGTCGGAGCTCGCGTTCACGAGCGTGAGGTCGGTAAGGATCTGCCCGTCGTTGGATTCGACGACCAGCGGGAGAATCGAGGACTCGGTCTCCCAGCCCGGCTCGGCGCCCGAGACGACGATCTGGACGGAGTCCTGGGCGACGCCGCCCGCGGCCGTCACGCCCCGCACGGTGACGGTGTAGGTCCCGGGGTGGAGGAAGATGTAGAAGACGGAGTGGTCGGCGGGCGGGGGAGTCTCGGCGAAGCCGCCGTCGCCGAAGTCCCATTCGATGTGCACGAAGCGCTCGATGGCGGCGCCGTCGACGCCGAACGCGGTGAGCTGGCCGGCCCCGACTGGGCCCGGCGGCGGGAGGATCTCGATGTCGGCGCTTTCGAGCAATGGCAGCAGGGTCTCGAGAAAGAGACCCGCGATCTCGATGTAGCCGTCGGTGTTCGGGTGCCCGACGATGTCCTCGACTTCCGGGTTGTAGTAGTAGTAATTCTCGAAGACGTCGGGCAGGCTTTCGAAGAGGGTGAACTGATCGGCGACTGCGCGGTGGAACTCCTCGCCCATCTCCCGGAGCCGCTGCGCGAGCGCCGCAGTGGCGGCGTTCGAGGCGTCGGCGGGAGCGGTCGGAATCCGCGGAATGACCGTGGCGTGGACGGCGATGATGTCGAGCGCCTCGGCGCGGGCAGCCATCTCGCCGAGGTTGAAGGCGACGGTCTCGACGCTCGCGCGCCGCGAGATGTCGTTCGTGCCCTCCATCAGCAGGAGGTAGTCGCCGCCTCCGGCGAGCACGGAGTCGATCCGCGACAGGCCGCTCGACGTCGTCTCGCCACCCACCCCGTGGTTCTCGACGAAAGCGTCATACCCCCGCTGGCGCAGCCAGCGCTCGAGGCGGGTGGGATAGCCGCCCCCCTGGCTCGAGGTGTCGCCGTAACCTTCGGTGATGCTGTCGCCGAACGCCAGGAGGACGAGCTCCTGGCCGGGCGCCGCCCCGGCCAGGGGCACCGCGACGGCAAGCGCGAGCAGCAAAGAGGGGAGGATTCGACGGGACATGGATGGGGGAGGCCCGGAATCCGGGCGGTCAAGTCTAGAAACTGCGCCGATCCCTGTCAACGAAGCGGGCGCAGCGCGCGCCAACCGAACGCCGGCCGGCCGGAGCGCGCTAGAATCATCTGCCTGTGGAGACACCGACCCCGAGCGACCTTCCTCCCGGCATCACCGGCGAAGAAGCCGCCGCGATCCGCGCCGCGGTGGCGGAGGCCGAAGGCCTCACCGGCGGCGAGATCGTGGCCCTCGTGCTGGCGAGCGCGGACGACTACCAGGTCGCCTTCTGGAAGGGAGCCGCGCTCTGCGGTTTCGCGGCTGCGGCGGTCGCCGCCGCGATCGACCAGGTCCGCCCGCTGTGGATCTCCCGGCCCTTCTGGATGTTGCTGATCGTGGGCTGCGGGCTGCTCGCCGGCGCGCTGGCTACCCGTGTCGTCCCCCCGTTCAGGCGCTGGCTATGCGGCGCGGCTCTCATGGACCGCCGGCTGCAGCAGCGCGCCCGGGAAGCCTTTCTCGTGCACTCGGTCTTCACCACCCGCGACCGGACCGGGATTCTCATTGCGGTCTCGGCGTTCGAACGCCGGGTCGTCGTCCTCGCCGACGAGGGGATTCACTCGGTGGTTCCAGCCGGCACCTGGGAGGCGCTGGCGCGCGAAACCGCTGCCACGGTGCGGGAGTCCGGACCGGGCGCCGGTCTGCTCTCCGCAGTACGCAAGGCTGGAGGCATCCTCCGGCATCACGGTCTGATTCGTCGCACCGACGACGACAACGAGCTCCCGGACAGTGTCCGTGGGGACTTTCAATAGCCCGAGTGCGCCGGCCCCCCGAGGTCCTCTCGGGCTCCCCGGCACGTGTTAATCTGCCTGCTCTCCGTTTTTCGAAGTCTCAAGTTTCCAGACTCAAGCCAAGGAGCCGAAATCATGAACCAGCCCCTCACTCCAGAAACGGCCCCGAAGAAGGGTATGTCGACGGTTGTCAAAGTCCTGCTCGGATGTGGTGTCGGCCTGCTGCTGCTCTTCGGTAGCTGTGTCGTCGTGACGGGCTATTTCGCCAAGAAGACGCTTGGAGGCATCACCGACTTCGCCAAAGAACTGGAATCGAATCCCGATGCCGCGGCAGTGAAGGCGGCGGCGATGGCCCTGCGCCTGAATCCGGAGCTCGAGGTCCTGTCGTCCGATCCCGCTGCCGGCACCATCACGGTGCGCGAGAAGAAGACCGGCAAAGAGATCACCTTCAACCTCGAGGACATCAAGGCAGGCAAGTTCTCGATCACCCAGGACGGCGAGACGACGAACATCGACGTCGACGCTTCGCAGGAAAACGGCGGTCAGATGAAGGTCGTCACCGACCAGGGCACAGCGGTCTTCGGCGCCGGGGCGCAGGAGTTGCCGTCCTGGATCCCGATCTACCCCGGTGGCCGCTCCGAGGGCATGGCGAACATCGAAGCCCAGGGTGAGAAGACCGGCACCTTCACGCTGCGTACGGCCGACGCGCCGGACGTCGTGATCGCTCTCTTCAAGGCGAAGCTCGAGGAGTCGGGCTTCACGGTGGAGACGGCGAGCCTGAGCTTCAACGGTGCGCCGAGCGGCACGCTCAACGCCACGGCCGACAAGCGCCAGCTCTCGATTACCGCCGCCGCCCAGGACGGCGAAACCCAGGCCCTCGTGTCGTACAACGAGAAGCCCTGAGCCGCGAGCCCTGAGCCTCTTCGCACGACAGACCAGCGGCTCGGTCGTCTGCGCCTCCTGCGGGCGACTGGTCGGGGTCAAGGACGAACGCTGCTTCCACTGCGGCAAGCGCAACCCTTCGCTCTGGGGGTTCGCGCCGCTGCTGCGGCGCCTCGGCGCCGACCTCGGATTCGTCCGCCTGCTCATCGGCGGCTGCTCGATCCTCTACATCGTGAGCGTGGTCCTCTCGCCGGGTGCCCTGAGCCCGAAGGGCGGGCTGATGCAGCTCTTCGCGCCCGACACCCGCACCCTCTTTCTGCTCGGGGCGAGCGGTGCCCTGCCGGTCTTCAGCCTCGGGCACGTCTGGACGGTCTTGAGTGCCTCGTGGCTGCATGGCGGCATCCTGCACATTCTCTTCAACATGATGTGGGTGCGGCAGCTCGCCGGCCCGGTGGCCGAGCTCTACGGCGCCGGCCGGATGATTCTCGTCTGGACGGCGGCGTCGATCGTCGGATTCGGCCTGAGCTCCGCCGCCGGCGCTTTCCTGCCGGCGATCCCCTTCCTGAGCTC
The nucleotide sequence above comes from Thermoanaerobaculia bacterium. Encoded proteins:
- the speA gene encoding biosynthetic arginine decarboxylase; its protein translation is MLKFPRPSGRTSAPEARGRRGLTTLNHRKWTTEDALDLYNIRQWGNGYFSANEKGNLVVQPGGPGAPAVDMKELVDEVRQRGIGAPLLIRFSQILKARVVELNEAFLRAISEYGYQATYRGVFPIKVNQEKYVVERLLEAGRPYHFGLEAGSKPELLAVLGMLEDEEALVICNGYKDEEYIETALLGSKLGRHVILVVEKFSELELIAEVAERTGVKPAIGVRARLSARGAGHWEASAGDRSKFGLGARGLFQAMKFLREKNLLDCLELLHFHLGSQISSIRNVKEALREAGRTYVELSKLGAPLRYLDVGGGLGIDYDGSQTNFSSSMNYTMQEYANDIVFGTMELCDADNVPHPILVSESGRALVAHHAALIVDVLGVGEFTVGTLPEALPEGTPGPVRYLLDTYREVSRKNLLEAYHDAAGYRDEVLSLFSLNHVTLVQRVLAEDIFWAIALKILRLVRELPEIPEELAGLERALADTYFCNFSIFQSLPDSWAIDQLFPIVPIHRLNEEPVRRGVLADITCDSDGKIDHFIDRRDVKDVLELHPVGDDLYCLGVFLVGAYQEILGDLHNLFGDTNTLHVSLSEEGAYHIDHVLAGDTVADVLKYVSYDREDLVANVRRFSEIALRGKRITLEESRNLLRVYEQGLSGYTYLERE
- a CDS encoding PKD domain-containing protein, whose product is MSRRILPSLLLALAVAVPLAGAAPGQELVLLAFGDSITEGYGDTSSQGGGYPTRLERWLRQRGYDAFVENHGVGGETTSSGLSRIDSVLAGGGDYLLLMEGTNDISRRASVETVAFNLGEMAARAEALDIIAVHATVIPRIPTAPADASNAATAALAQRLREMGEEFHRAVADQFTLFESLPDVFENYYYYNPEVEDIVGHPNTDGYIEIAGLFLETLLPLLESADIEILPPPGPVGAGQLTAFGVDGAAIERFVHIEWDFGDGGFAETPPPADHSVFYIFLHPGTYTVTVRGVTAAGGVAQDSVQIVVSGAEPGWETESSILPLVVESNDGQILTDLTLVNASSDFAVAEVLFLPEVVYDTPPPVRRFNLPPQSSTNLPEVLSSAFGVGAGRGALRITFYAFPQSSTAFLSARSLVRAVTDPDGSDGATVTAIREASWSSAAKQILALQHSSATPATLEVTSPDGVAGSVRFDLEDAAGSYVGSAVMEVGAEASRLRPLSDLFRNLQLRPAPFRVLFDAAPIRFVASAMVVAPATGDVTVRIATP